A single window of Brachyhypopomus gauderio isolate BG-103 chromosome 21, BGAUD_0.2, whole genome shotgun sequence DNA harbors:
- the znf362b gene encoding zinc finger protein 362b isoform X2, which translates to MAEPRFNNPYFWPPPPSMPGQQTLLVASPPSDAGQHVMSIPKLQQVPGLQAHNSSQPDIALHARPASSTVAELNMDDKSSVKAKGLWEDWHMRQAGNHRSGLTPSSRADVLSTSEAMTPTTPTSSSQNRLGGAPSLNVISGLANGPGMDQVKSGSLAGMLGPQPKAPRGRKKIKAENAAGPLLVVPYPILASGPDQSVTIAKEGKTYRCKVCPLTFFNKSEMQIHSKSHTEAKAHKCPHCSKTFANASYLAQHLRIHLGIKPYHCSYCENSFRQLSHLQQHTRIHTGDRPYKCAHPGCEKAFTQLSNLQSHQRQHNKDKPYKCPNCYRAYTDSASLQIHLSAHAVKNAKAYCCSMCGRAYTSETYLMKHMSKHTVVEHLVSHHSPQRTESPSIPIRVSLI; encoded by the exons CAGACCCTGCTGGTGGCCTCACCGCCCTCGGACGCCGGCCAGCACGTGATGTCCATCCCCAAGCTGCAGCAGGTGCCGGGTCTGCAGGCCCACAACTCCTCACAGCCAGACATCGCGCTGCATGCTCGCCCAGCTTCCAGCACCGTGGCAG AGTTGAACATGGATGATAAGTCATCTGTGAAGGCTAAAGGATTATGGGAAGACTGGCACATGCGGCAAGCGGGGAATCATCGTTCGG GCCTGACGCCTTCATCTCGGGCAGACGTCCTCAGCACTTCCGAGGCCatgacacccaccacacccacgtCCAGCAGTCAGAACCGGCTGGGGGGGGCGCCGTCCTTGAACGTGATCTCGGGCCTGGCCAACGGCCCCGGCATGGACCAGGTGAAGAGCGGCAGCCTGGCAGGGATGCTGGGCCCCCAGCCCAAAGCCCCACGTGGCCGCAAGAAGATCAAAGCGGAGAACGCAGcaggccccctgctggtggtACCCTACCCCATCTTAGCCTCGGGCCCTGATCAGTCTGTCACCATCGCCAAGGAGGGAAAAACCTACAG GTGTAAAGTGTGTCCACTCACCTTCTTCAACAAGTCAGAGATGCAGATCCACTCCAAGTCCCACACAGAGGCCAAAGCCCATAAGTGTCCTCACTGTTCCAAGACGTTCGCCAACGCCTCTTACCTCGCGCAGCACCTCCGCATTCATCTAGGGATCAAGCCGTACCACTGCTCCTACTGTGAGAACTCCTTCCGCCAGCTGTCACATCTGCAGCAGCACACCAG GATTCATACCGGGGACAGGCCGTATAAGTGTGCCCACCCCGGATGTGAAAAAGCATTCACGCAGCTTTCGAATCTACAG TCTCATCAGCGGCAGCACAACAAAGACAAGCCGTACAAGTGTCCAAACTGCTACCGTGCCTACACAGACTCCGCCTCCCTTCAGATCCATCTGTCAGCACACGCTGTGAAAAACGCTAAAGCCTACTGCTGTAGCATGTGTGGCCGGGCATACACATCA GAGACCTACCTTATGAAGCACATGTCCAAACACACAGTGGTGGAGCACCTTGTAAGTCACCACTCGCCACAGAGAACAGAATCCCCCAGTATCCCCATACGTGTGTCTCTCATCTGA
- the znf362b gene encoding zinc finger protein 362b isoform X4, with amino-acid sequence MAEKIRAPHLPPTTVPSQQTLLVASPPSDAGQHVMSIPKLQQVPGLQAHNSSQPDIALHARPASSTVAELNMDDKSSVKAKGLWEDWHMRQAGNHRSGLTPSSRADVLSTSEAMTPTTPTSSSQNRLGGAPSLNVISGLANGPGMDQVKSGSLAGMLGPQPKAPRGRKKIKAENAAGPLLVVPYPILASGPDQSVTIAKEGKTYRCKVCPLTFFNKSEMQIHSKSHTEAKAHKCPHCSKTFANASYLAQHLRIHLGIKPYHCSYCENSFRQLSHLQQHTRIHTGDRPYKCAHPGCEKAFTQLSNLQSHQRQHNKDKPYKCPNCYRAYTDSASLQIHLSAHAVKNAKAYCCSMCGRAYTSETYLMKHMSKHTVVEHLVSHHSPQRTESPSIPIRVSLI; translated from the exons ATGGCTGAAAAGATCAGAGCTCCGCATTTGCCacccaccactgttccctcTCAGCAGACCCTGCTGGTGGCCTCACCGCCCTCGGACGCCGGCCAGCACGTGATGTCCATCCCCAAGCTGCAGCAGGTGCCGGGTCTGCAGGCCCACAACTCCTCACAGCCAGACATCGCGCTGCATGCTCGCCCAGCTTCCAGCACCGTGGCAG AGTTGAACATGGATGATAAGTCATCTGTGAAGGCTAAAGGATTATGGGAAGACTGGCACATGCGGCAAGCGGGGAATCATCGTTCGG GCCTGACGCCTTCATCTCGGGCAGACGTCCTCAGCACTTCCGAGGCCatgacacccaccacacccacgtCCAGCAGTCAGAACCGGCTGGGGGGGGCGCCGTCCTTGAACGTGATCTCGGGCCTGGCCAACGGCCCCGGCATGGACCAGGTGAAGAGCGGCAGCCTGGCAGGGATGCTGGGCCCCCAGCCCAAAGCCCCACGTGGCCGCAAGAAGATCAAAGCGGAGAACGCAGcaggccccctgctggtggtACCCTACCCCATCTTAGCCTCGGGCCCTGATCAGTCTGTCACCATCGCCAAGGAGGGAAAAACCTACAG GTGTAAAGTGTGTCCACTCACCTTCTTCAACAAGTCAGAGATGCAGATCCACTCCAAGTCCCACACAGAGGCCAAAGCCCATAAGTGTCCTCACTGTTCCAAGACGTTCGCCAACGCCTCTTACCTCGCGCAGCACCTCCGCATTCATCTAGGGATCAAGCCGTACCACTGCTCCTACTGTGAGAACTCCTTCCGCCAGCTGTCACATCTGCAGCAGCACACCAG GATTCATACCGGGGACAGGCCGTATAAGTGTGCCCACCCCGGATGTGAAAAAGCATTCACGCAGCTTTCGAATCTACAG TCTCATCAGCGGCAGCACAACAAAGACAAGCCGTACAAGTGTCCAAACTGCTACCGTGCCTACACAGACTCCGCCTCCCTTCAGATCCATCTGTCAGCACACGCTGTGAAAAACGCTAAAGCCTACTGCTGTAGCATGTGTGGCCGGGCATACACATCA GAGACCTACCTTATGAAGCACATGTCCAAACACACAGTGGTGGAGCACCTTGTAAGTCACCACTCGCCACAGAGAACAGAATCCCCCAGTATCCCCATACGTGTGTCTCTCATCTGA
- the znf362b gene encoding zinc finger protein 362b isoform X1, translating to MAEPRFNNPYFWPPPPSMPGQLDNLVLINKIKEQLMAEKIRAPHLPPTTVPSQQTLLVASPPSDAGQHVMSIPKLQQVPGLQAHNSSQPDIALHARPASSTVAELNMDDKSSVKAKGLWEDWHMRQAGNHRSGLTPSSRADVLSTSEAMTPTTPTSSSQNRLGGAPSLNVISGLANGPGMDQVKSGSLAGMLGPQPKAPRGRKKIKAENAAGPLLVVPYPILASGPDQSVTIAKEGKTYRCKVCPLTFFNKSEMQIHSKSHTEAKAHKCPHCSKTFANASYLAQHLRIHLGIKPYHCSYCENSFRQLSHLQQHTRIHTGDRPYKCAHPGCEKAFTQLSNLQSHQRQHNKDKPYKCPNCYRAYTDSASLQIHLSAHAVKNAKAYCCSMCGRAYTSETYLMKHMSKHTVVEHLVSHHSPQRTESPSIPIRVSLI from the exons CTGGATAACCTGGTTCTGATCAACAAGATCAAAGAGCAGCTGATGGCTGAAAAGATCAGAGCTCCGCATTTGCCacccaccactgttccctcTCAGCAGACCCTGCTGGTGGCCTCACCGCCCTCGGACGCCGGCCAGCACGTGATGTCCATCCCCAAGCTGCAGCAGGTGCCGGGTCTGCAGGCCCACAACTCCTCACAGCCAGACATCGCGCTGCATGCTCGCCCAGCTTCCAGCACCGTGGCAG AGTTGAACATGGATGATAAGTCATCTGTGAAGGCTAAAGGATTATGGGAAGACTGGCACATGCGGCAAGCGGGGAATCATCGTTCGG GCCTGACGCCTTCATCTCGGGCAGACGTCCTCAGCACTTCCGAGGCCatgacacccaccacacccacgtCCAGCAGTCAGAACCGGCTGGGGGGGGCGCCGTCCTTGAACGTGATCTCGGGCCTGGCCAACGGCCCCGGCATGGACCAGGTGAAGAGCGGCAGCCTGGCAGGGATGCTGGGCCCCCAGCCCAAAGCCCCACGTGGCCGCAAGAAGATCAAAGCGGAGAACGCAGcaggccccctgctggtggtACCCTACCCCATCTTAGCCTCGGGCCCTGATCAGTCTGTCACCATCGCCAAGGAGGGAAAAACCTACAG GTGTAAAGTGTGTCCACTCACCTTCTTCAACAAGTCAGAGATGCAGATCCACTCCAAGTCCCACACAGAGGCCAAAGCCCATAAGTGTCCTCACTGTTCCAAGACGTTCGCCAACGCCTCTTACCTCGCGCAGCACCTCCGCATTCATCTAGGGATCAAGCCGTACCACTGCTCCTACTGTGAGAACTCCTTCCGCCAGCTGTCACATCTGCAGCAGCACACCAG GATTCATACCGGGGACAGGCCGTATAAGTGTGCCCACCCCGGATGTGAAAAAGCATTCACGCAGCTTTCGAATCTACAG TCTCATCAGCGGCAGCACAACAAAGACAAGCCGTACAAGTGTCCAAACTGCTACCGTGCCTACACAGACTCCGCCTCCCTTCAGATCCATCTGTCAGCACACGCTGTGAAAAACGCTAAAGCCTACTGCTGTAGCATGTGTGGCCGGGCATACACATCA GAGACCTACCTTATGAAGCACATGTCCAAACACACAGTGGTGGAGCACCTTGTAAGTCACCACTCGCCACAGAGAACAGAATCCCCCAGTATCCCCATACGTGTGTCTCTCATCTGA
- the znf362b gene encoding zinc finger protein 362b isoform X3 — MAEPRFNNPYFWPPPPSMPGQTLLVASPPSDAGQHVMSIPKLQQVPGLQAHNSSQPDIALHARPASSTVAELNMDDKSSVKAKGLWEDWHMRQAGNHRSGLTPSSRADVLSTSEAMTPTTPTSSSQNRLGGAPSLNVISGLANGPGMDQVKSGSLAGMLGPQPKAPRGRKKIKAENAAGPLLVVPYPILASGPDQSVTIAKEGKTYRCKVCPLTFFNKSEMQIHSKSHTEAKAHKCPHCSKTFANASYLAQHLRIHLGIKPYHCSYCENSFRQLSHLQQHTRIHTGDRPYKCAHPGCEKAFTQLSNLQSHQRQHNKDKPYKCPNCYRAYTDSASLQIHLSAHAVKNAKAYCCSMCGRAYTSETYLMKHMSKHTVVEHLVSHHSPQRTESPSIPIRVSLI, encoded by the exons ACCCTGCTGGTGGCCTCACCGCCCTCGGACGCCGGCCAGCACGTGATGTCCATCCCCAAGCTGCAGCAGGTGCCGGGTCTGCAGGCCCACAACTCCTCACAGCCAGACATCGCGCTGCATGCTCGCCCAGCTTCCAGCACCGTGGCAG AGTTGAACATGGATGATAAGTCATCTGTGAAGGCTAAAGGATTATGGGAAGACTGGCACATGCGGCAAGCGGGGAATCATCGTTCGG GCCTGACGCCTTCATCTCGGGCAGACGTCCTCAGCACTTCCGAGGCCatgacacccaccacacccacgtCCAGCAGTCAGAACCGGCTGGGGGGGGCGCCGTCCTTGAACGTGATCTCGGGCCTGGCCAACGGCCCCGGCATGGACCAGGTGAAGAGCGGCAGCCTGGCAGGGATGCTGGGCCCCCAGCCCAAAGCCCCACGTGGCCGCAAGAAGATCAAAGCGGAGAACGCAGcaggccccctgctggtggtACCCTACCCCATCTTAGCCTCGGGCCCTGATCAGTCTGTCACCATCGCCAAGGAGGGAAAAACCTACAG GTGTAAAGTGTGTCCACTCACCTTCTTCAACAAGTCAGAGATGCAGATCCACTCCAAGTCCCACACAGAGGCCAAAGCCCATAAGTGTCCTCACTGTTCCAAGACGTTCGCCAACGCCTCTTACCTCGCGCAGCACCTCCGCATTCATCTAGGGATCAAGCCGTACCACTGCTCCTACTGTGAGAACTCCTTCCGCCAGCTGTCACATCTGCAGCAGCACACCAG GATTCATACCGGGGACAGGCCGTATAAGTGTGCCCACCCCGGATGTGAAAAAGCATTCACGCAGCTTTCGAATCTACAG TCTCATCAGCGGCAGCACAACAAAGACAAGCCGTACAAGTGTCCAAACTGCTACCGTGCCTACACAGACTCCGCCTCCCTTCAGATCCATCTGTCAGCACACGCTGTGAAAAACGCTAAAGCCTACTGCTGTAGCATGTGTGGCCGGGCATACACATCA GAGACCTACCTTATGAAGCACATGTCCAAACACACAGTGGTGGAGCACCTTGTAAGTCACCACTCGCCACAGAGAACAGAATCCCCCAGTATCCCCATACGTGTGTCTCTCATCTGA